From Chlorocebus sabaeus isolate Y175 chromosome 10, mChlSab1.0.hap1, whole genome shotgun sequence:
GGGACTCCTCTTTACATGGACCAGCAAGGTAAGGGTGTGCTCTGAGGGCCCTACCCAGCCTGAGCAGCCAGGGGCTCCGTGTGCAGGAAGCCCTGCTGGAAGCGCGTGTCCGGCAGCCAACACTGCGGATTCGGCCTCATCTCCACCAGGCCCAGGGAAACACTCACTCCTTACCGGGGCAAGAGCGGCTCCATGAACTACCCGGCACCCCAGTGTTTCCACTGAGCTTTCAGATCCAGGCATGGGGACTGGCGGGAGGGACAGCTGGTGGGGGACATTTGAGAGGCCCCAGAGCTGTAGTAGAAGCAGTGGGAAGAGGAAGGGCCAGGGCTCCAGTCAATCAGGTGTAGGGGACCCCTCCGCTGAACCACCAGAGGCTCGCTTTCACATCCGCCCTGCACCCTGCCAGGCTGCCGATAGCAGTGAGCACCATTGCACAGGGTCACCTCGCAGGAAGCTCAGCCAGGCTGGCCAAGGGGACCAAGGTGCCTCCTGTGCCCATCGTTTACGGGGGAGAGCCTGCACCCTGCGCTCACTGCGGGCCTGCCCGCCCACTCCATGGGAGCCTCTCTGTTTCTGCAGAGCCTCTCCTGATTTCGGAGATctcaggcaggaagggagggattTCTGGGCTGATCCTCAGACTACTACTGAAAGCAGGGAGCTGGGGAGGGACCCAGGGACATGGTGCCAGGGGTGGCAGGGCTGTCCCTGGGGACCAGCACAGTGGAGGGAGAAGCTGCGCTAAAAGGCTCAGGCCTGAGGTCATGGCTGCCACGCAGCAGTGCTGAGATTCGAACCCAGGACTCCCTTCCATGTCTCCCCTCCCATCGTGTACGGATTCTTGGTGGGGTCGTAGCCCACCAGCCCATTAGCTAGGCAGGCACCCCGCTAGACCGGCCTGCCCTGTGGTGGGGCTCACCCGTCCCAAACAAACCACCCATCTACAGGCATCGACATCCTGTACTCGGGCTCCCAGAAGGTCCTGAACGCCCCTCCAGGGACCTCGTTCATCTCCTTCAGTGACAAGGCCAAGTGAGTGACCACAGACCCTCACCTCTGTGCAGGGCTGGGCTTGCAGGGAGCTCAGGTGGCCCGAGGCAGGAGGGGCGGGAGCCAGGCTGGAAGGGCTCCCCAGGCTCCTCCAGCACCTGGCGCTCTCCTGCCCgccctctgggaggccaaagtcaCTGCGTCCACGGGGAGTGGGAGGCCAAAGGCACTGCGTCCACGGGGAGTGGGAGGCCAGGCGAGGGGAGGGCCGTGGGCGTGTGCAGGGTGCAGAGTCCGCTGCTCTGGAAGTTCCCAGCTTCACACCAAGGAGTGACCAGGAAAGAACTGAGGGCCTGGGGCCCAGCACCCCGACCCACCCTGGCTCGGCTTCCAGGGGCTGCCCCAAGGGACAACGTGGACCACACATGGTGCCCCTCGCAGTCCCAATCTCACCTCCCGCTCCTGGTGTCCAGATTCCGAGCCAagccaggcaggggtgggggaagagggccAGGCCTCACAGGCGGTTCACATCCAGCTGCAGCCTGGCAACTGGAGGTGCCATTCCCCAGAACAGAGAGAACTTTGGGGTGAAGTCAGGAATTCGGTGTTGGACGTGGGAGGTCTGAGATGCCCGCTGGACCACAGGGGAGGGTGAAGGAGGCGGCTGGGTGGGTGTGAGTCAGGAGCCTGGGGAGAGACCGGGGCTGGCCCACCAACTTGGAGTTGTAGAGACGGACACACTTAAAGTTTCAAGCCTGGCCAGTGTGCCCTGGGGCCCGAAAGCAGTCACCTTTGGATGATGTGAGAAATGAAGGCTGACCCTGTAGGAAGGGCTGGGGGAGAGAAAGGGGCACACAGAATGGAGGGAGCTGGCCTCGGTGCCCCCATGGCAGGGTCACATCCACATGGGCAGAGGTGCAGGCTGGGTCCAAGGGCCAGCGGGACTGGACAGCTGAGGGACCCAGGACCTGCCCGGTCCCACACTGGCCCCTGAGTACAAATGCAGCTGGGGCAGGCCCTCCTGGGGGCCCCACCCCGTCTCACTCCTGTGAAACAGGACAGCCAGCAAGACTGCTCCGGCCTTCAGCCCAAACTGAGGGGCCAGTGCTCAGGCTGCTTTTCCTCCCCAGAAAGAAGATGTACTCCCGCAAGACGAAACCCTTCTCCTTCTACCTGGACATCAAGTGGCTGGCCAACTTCTGGGGTTGTGACGACCAGCCCAGGATGTGAGGCCCGGCAGGGACGGGAAGGTGTGGGGGGGCTGGGCATGGCTGGCTAGGGGACGCTGACCTTTCACTGCACTCAGGGATTCTCCAAGCCTCCCACCTTCATGCCGCAAGAACCCCAATCAGAGTCCCAGAACTCACCTGCATCAGGCAGTCACATGCCCCACCCTGGGTTTCCCCATCCCTCGACTGGCCCGAGGCTCTGGGCGGGGGCATGGCCCCCACCGCCCCTTCCACAAACTCTGTCCCCCCCGCTCAGAGGTCCCAGCACATCCTCGGGCACTTTGGACCTGGCCCTGCCATATCTCCCcactcctgggcctcagtttatcCCCTCTCAAAAGACAATCTTGGCCATAAACCCAAGGCCCCTGATGTTACCCACAGGGACAAGGCCCCAGGAATGCTGCCCTAGCCCGGTGGGCACAGAGGGCCAGTGCTGGCTTCGTGGGCACGCTGGGGCTGAGGGGCTCAGCAGGGTGGTGGTGGTGCGTGTCTCTGCTCCTGTAACCACCCACCGCATCCTGGCTGGGCCCCACATGGAGCCATGCTCTCCCCGGCAGACGAAGCTGCCTTCCCCGTCCAAAGTTCTGAACCCGGACAAGACTCCTGTGTGGCGGATACTGGCCTGTGCTCAGACAGCCTGTGCTGTTGGGGCTGGGGCAGACAGAGCTGATGCCCCGTCCGCCCCCAAACCTGCACGTGGTGCTGGACCAAGCCCCCTCGTATCTTCCAGGTACCATCACACGATCCCCGTCATCAGCCTGTACAGCCTGAGAGAGAGCCTGGCCCTCGTCGCGGAACAGGTGCGTGGGCTGCACTCCACAGGAGGAGACAGGGCCACTGGCTGGATTGTCGAGGGCATGGCCTGCAGAGAAGGAACCATTCCTGGTGCACAGAGAGAAGGGAGCCTGCCAGAGAGAGGCCctcagtgggggtgggggagagagaacGGGCCCCGGGCGCACTGGCTGTGGGCAGGGCCGGGAGGACGCAGCCCCAGGGACAGATGCAGCAATGGGGCAAGTGTGGACGCTCCCAACCGTTCCACTGCCGTGTGAAGCAGTAAGTGAGGCCTGGTGAGTGGCGGGCTGGGAGAAGGGGAGGCCGCCGAAGGGGCCAGAGACATGCAGCCTGCAGATAGGTGGGCGTGGATGTAAAGTGAGGGACTGGAAGCTCCTGCAGGTTTGTCCTGTGTCCCACAGGGCCCATTGCCAGCCACCAGTCCAGAGTCCAGGAAGGGTCCCCAGGCTGCAGCCAGCTTCCCGTGAGGTTGCAAGGCCGTGCCTGCCATGTTTGTTCTCCTGGGTCCACTCATAAAGCCACTGCCTAGGGCTGGGTTAGTGCCAGGGTACCCCCGTAAGCTGGATGCCACCCGCACCCCTGGGGGAAGGCGAAGGGTCAGGCGCTCACACAGGGAGAGGCCCTAGGGTCGTAAAGGTGGGTGGGGGTTGTGAGTCgtggggggaagggagagaacagGGCCAGGGCACAGTCAAGGGTGGAGGCGTGGGGACCTGGCAGAGTGAGGATTGCAGGGGCACGTGTACAGGGAAGACAGGCCAGGGCCGGAGTAGAGAGCAGCTGCTGCCCCAGGGCACCCACCTGGGGTGGCCATGGGAGCTGGTGGCTGGAGACCGGGAGGACCCGAGGTGATGACACTGAGAGGCCCAGGGCTGGGAAGACCCCCCCTCACCTGTCCAGAGCTGAGACAGGAGCAGTTCTGGGGAGGACGCCAGGTCAGGGAGCCGGCCATGAGAAGACAGGGGGCCCGGAAGCCGGCAGCCTGAGCCCTGGCCCTGATCCACCTCAGCCCTGTGTAGCCCAACAACCCGTCCCCTCCCTGCTCAACCCCCTCCCCCCTGCAAGGcattctcccctcctctcctccggGGCCACAGGCAGACCCCCCACCCCGTCTCCCGCAGACCCCTCCTCTGTCTCTCCCAGGCCCAGATGTTTCCTCCTGCCTGGGATAGTCCCGGGCCCTGCTCCTGGGCAAAGCCAAACTGGGAGCTCCAGGGGCTCCCCCGCACCAAGGCCCGCAGTCAGGTTTTTCCTCCTGCACCACCGAGGGCGGGGCTTCCTGCCCACCCCACCCATGCCACTGCCCACCAGTGCCATCTCCCACTCAGGGCCTGGAGAACAGCTGGCGCCAGCACCGCGAGGCCGCAGCGTATCTGCATGGGCGCCTGCAGGCACTGGGGCTGCAGCTCTTCGTGAAGGACCCGGTAAGGAGGCCCCTGGCAGTGGGCAGCCCTGCACCCATGGGGAAGGATGAGGGACTCCTGCCCAGCTCCCTCAGGAGGGACACTGGCTCCTGAGAAGAGGGGGCGGCTGCCGGGTGGTGTGGCCCCGGGTCCAGAGAGCAGTAGCAGCAGGAGCCATGAAGTCACAGCTCCCAGCCTCTGATGCCAGATCTCAGGATGGCCTGTGATCTCCCAGTAGGAAGTTGCCCATCCACTGCCTTCTGAAGGGTGGGGACCCTGCTCTCCCCCAGCCCTTTCTCGGCTTCTCTGTAACCTGAAACCAGGGCAGATGGCCCCAGCCAAGAGCTGTCACGAAGGCCCATGTAGGGCCTCTCACCCACTCACTGAGCCAGGTCCCTCCTGCAGGCGCTCCGGCTGCCCATGGTCACTACTGTGGCTGTGCCCGCTGGCTATGACTGGAGAGACATCGTCAGCTACATCTTGGACCACTTCGACATTGAGATCATGGGTGGCCTCGGGCCCTCCACGGGGAAGGTGAGAGGCAGTGCCTCGAGGGCCTTTTGCAGAAACCAAACCCACCACCCCTCCTTGAGCAGGACTGTGCACCAGGTCTGGGGGAGGCCGGGGTCATCCAAGAGCCCAGACCGCAGGAGCGTCCAGAAGGGTCCGCTCTCCAAGGGGTATCCAGTAAAGTGTGTGCTGTCTCCCCTactcccaccccagcctgctGAGGTCACCGGGTGCAGCCTTTATGATTCCACTCGGAACGTCCTTCCTTCTCTCTGAGCAGACCCTGGAACCAGGCGGGAAGCCCCACACCTGGGCCCGGCTGTGTCTCTGAGCGGCAGTGGGGAGGGGCCTTCACTGCACCACCCTGCCCTCCCGTATGGCTGCGGGTGCAGAGGGAGGAGAGCCTGCCCTGGCCTGGGTGTTCGGGGGCCTCCTCTGCAACCTGTACGGGGCTCTCAGCTCCCTTCATGGACACTGGGTGGGTGGTCCTCGCTCAGGAGAGCCCATCCTGGGTCTGGCCAGCCGTTGCTCAGGGTCAGGTGGGTCCCAGGCGGGAGGTTGACGTCAGCCTGGCCCGTGCCCCCCAGGTGCTACGGATCGGCCTGCTGGGCTGCAATGCCACCCGCGAGAATGTGGACCGAGTGACGGAGGCCCTGGGGGCGGCCCTGCAGCACTGCCCCAAGAAGAAGCTGTGACCTGCCTGCTGGCACACACCCGGCCCGTGCCCACCCCGAGGGATCAGGAGGATCAGGAGCAAACAGACCCTGCAAGGTCCCCCAGGCCTGGGGACAGGAAAGCCACTGACccagcccgggaggcagaaccAGGCAGCCTCCCTGGCCCCAGGCAGCCCTTTTCCCTCCAGTGGCACCTCCTGGAAACAGTCCACTTGGGCGCAGGACCCAGTGCCTTCCAAATGAGCGGCAGTTCCCCGGCCGTGAGCCTCCCGGGAATGTTTAATAAAAGGCCTGGCCCTCCTCACTGTGTGGGATGGTCTGTGGAAGAGTCTGACAGGAGAGCATCTCTGCTCTTTGAGCTGCCTGATTGTGGACTTTAGGGGGACACTCCTCATCCTGGAGCCCACAGGGCAGATCCTCTCCTGGAGGGGGtgctgccaccacactctagccccAGATGTCACACCCCCAAACGTCCTCACGCACCACCTCCAGGCGAACCCACACGGCCCACAGGGCTGGTTAGAGACACCTCTCATGGACAAGGGCACCTGCGTGCTCGAGAGCACACAGCCAGGACCTGAGCCCATGACACGTGGAAGCCTCCAGTGGAAGGTCCCCTATGCTCCCATCCAGCCAGTGCCCACCCCTCGACTGCCTGGCCTCTGTGGCCATAGATCAGCCTGgcatatttgaatttatttatttatttatttatttatttatttatttatttatttgctttgagacagagtttcactcttgtcgcccaggctggagtgcagtggcacaatctcagctcactacaacctccgcctcccaggttcaagcgattctcctacctcagcctctggattagttgggatgacaggcgtgcaccaccatgcccagctaatttttgtattatttagtacagatggggtttcaccatgttggccaggctggtctccatcgaactcctgacctcaagtgatccacctgcctcggcctcccaaagtgctgggattccatgcgtgagctgccgtgcctgaCCATAGTGAAATTTCGTGGTCAGGGGAACACATGGCAGGTCCTCCACTGTgccagcttctttcacttacagTTTTTGACACTCACATGTGCCATTGTGGGTGCTGGTGTGTCTGTTGCTGAGTGTCGTCCCCTCATGTGGACGTGCCGTTGTGGGTGCTGGTGTGTCTGTTGCTGACTGCTGTCCCCTCATGTGGACGTGCCGTTGTGGGTGCTGGTGTGTCTGTTGCTGAGTGTCGTCCCCTCATGTGGACGTGCCATTGTGGGTGCTGGTGTGTCTGTTGCTGACTGCTGTCCCCTGGTGTGGACGTGCTGTCGTGGGCGCCGGTGTGTCTGTTGCTGCGTGTCCTCCCGTGGTATGGACGTGCCATTGTGGGCGCCGGTGTGTCTATTGCTGAGTGCCGTCCCGTGGTGTGGACACATCACGATTTGTTGGTTCATCGCCATAGCTGAGCATCTGGGTTATTTCTATTTTGGGGTTGTTATGAATACGGCAGTAGTGAAACTCTTATTCAGGTCTTCACGTGGCcgtgtattttcatttttcttggataaataactaggagtggaattgcaggGTCGTACGATGGGCTTAACCTTATACGAGACTGCCACAAAATTCTCCTAAGTGGTTCTTCCATGCTTCATTCCAGCAGCTGCGCACGAGCATCCGGGGTGCTCCGCGTCCTCACCCACACCGGCGTTGTCC
This genomic window contains:
- the AGXT gene encoding alanine--glyoxylate aminotransferase, with product MASHKLLVPPPKALLKPLSIPKRLLLGPGPSNLPPRIMSAGGMQIIGPMDKEMYQIMDEIKEGIQYLFQTRNPLTLVITGSGHCALEAALVNVLEPGDSFLVGVNGIWGQRAMDIGERMGARVHPMTKDPGGHYTLQEVEEGLAQHKPVLLFLTHGESSTGVLQPLDGFGELCHRYKCLLLVDSVVSLGGTPLYMDQQGIDILYSGSQKVLNAPPGTSFISFSDKAKKKMYSRKTKPFSFYLDIKWLANFWGCDDQPRMYHHTIPVISLYSLRESLALVAEQGLENSWRQHREAAAYLHGRLQALGLQLFVKDPALRLPMVTTVAVPAGYDWRDIVSYILDHFDIEIMGGLGPSTGKVLRIGLLGCNATRENVDRVTEALGAALQHCPKKKL